Proteins co-encoded in one Bacillus thuringiensis genomic window:
- a CDS encoding SGNH/GDSL hydrolase family protein, whose amino-acid sequence MAELTFTPVPEIGQNEPLRVGKPKINQTIRNSNEITRDLTNAKNGYPDLTSRLSNSDINLMNNPSFKVVPDYYEKASSITLVLTTTGRLGTRIDSATYVEGDCVKYKLLRNVNPNEDITVSFLANVFTSSCRVRFRVAYGQWSEWEKVANTAGVDTWFKKTFNVGDFPVTNAYNWLAIEFDKSMDIAQNTLVVAKGFDFSLNAYEGVKKQSVNIELLPEQIQGVQFNNLLNMSERTINKYITDAGFENDSTSIDVTRYIKVTPGETIGVNFKYVTPGGFFDHNKKWIRKFNFNETAAGSGWFTDNTPSNASYIRVNVLKANLSAFMLKKTATKPTSYSYYGFTSEWLPSKAEFLQSLIQPERLTGVEALNLYDDTTSLKNKYMDDLGNIIDSSIINLSRSIVVAPGEILGCNYKYAQAGVFFDEQNRFIKKIDFVQSETGWYTVTVPENARMVRVNVVKNDLLTYMLKKSAVKPKGYSPYGFLLPWAVMTTNKLLGKLIATFGDSITWLDGKVIAEVGPEPLVGYQSYMRKAGAIVDNFGHSGATIARSGISGVGCILDDIKAQDVTKYEIITIAGGTNDVGQNVNFGVVGVEEDTTFDETTTFGALRAAIEYIRSKNPKCRIYISTPIRSGRATRPSAKMQEVSEGLRKIAKMYSCPLVDMHAESGIGKGTYSTHLYDDLHPNNDGFRAMGDYFVGQLTSK is encoded by the coding sequence ATGGCTGAATTAACATTTACACCCGTACCAGAGATAGGACAAAACGAACCTTTAAGGGTAGGGAAACCAAAGATAAATCAAACTATCCGAAATTCAAACGAAATAACACGAGACTTAACAAATGCCAAAAATGGTTACCCAGATTTAACAAGTAGGCTATCCAATTCAGATATTAATTTAATGAACAATCCAAGTTTTAAAGTTGTCCCAGATTATTATGAAAAAGCATCAAGTATTACTCTTGTACTTACGACAACCGGACGACTAGGAACGCGTATTGATAGCGCTACTTATGTAGAAGGTGACTGTGTTAAATACAAACTTCTAAGAAATGTTAATCCTAATGAAGATATTACGGTAAGTTTTTTAGCAAATGTATTTACATCATCTTGTAGAGTTCGATTTAGAGTTGCGTACGGTCAATGGTCTGAGTGGGAAAAAGTCGCTAATACGGCAGGGGTAGATACATGGTTTAAGAAAACCTTCAATGTAGGTGATTTCCCTGTTACAAATGCATACAACTGGTTAGCAATTGAATTTGATAAATCTATGGATATCGCCCAAAACACATTAGTTGTAGCAAAAGGATTTGACTTTAGCTTAAATGCATACGAAGGCGTAAAAAAACAATCTGTCAATATTGAATTGCTACCGGAACAAATTCAAGGTGTTCAGTTTAACAACTTGTTAAATATGTCAGAAAGAACGATAAATAAGTATATTACTGATGCAGGATTTGAGAATGATAGTACATCGATTGATGTAACACGATATATCAAAGTCACTCCAGGAGAAACAATTGGGGTTAATTTTAAATATGTAACTCCAGGTGGATTTTTTGATCATAATAAAAAATGGATTCGTAAATTTAATTTTAATGAAACAGCAGCAGGTAGTGGATGGTTTACAGATAATACGCCATCTAACGCTAGTTACATCCGTGTAAATGTTCTAAAGGCTAATCTTAGTGCCTTTATGCTAAAAAAGACAGCAACCAAACCAACATCTTATTCGTATTATGGTTTTACCTCTGAATGGTTGCCAAGTAAAGCTGAATTCTTACAATCTCTTATCCAGCCAGAACGCTTAACCGGTGTAGAAGCATTGAATTTATATGATGATACAACATCATTGAAAAATAAATATATGGACGATCTAGGGAACATTATAGACAGCTCAATTATAAATTTATCTCGCTCTATTGTAGTAGCTCCAGGAGAAATACTTGGATGTAACTATAAATATGCACAAGCTGGTGTTTTCTTTGATGAACAGAATCGTTTTATTAAGAAAATAGATTTTGTTCAGAGCGAAACGGGATGGTATACCGTAACAGTGCCAGAAAATGCGCGAATGGTTCGCGTGAATGTTGTAAAAAATGATTTGCTAACTTATATGTTGAAAAAGTCAGCTGTAAAACCTAAGGGCTATTCTCCATACGGATTTCTATTACCGTGGGCTGTTATGACTACTAATAAATTACTAGGTAAATTGATTGCTACATTTGGTGATAGTATTACATGGTTAGATGGTAAAGTTATTGCGGAAGTTGGTCCCGAACCGCTTGTAGGATATCAATCCTATATGCGAAAAGCTGGGGCTATTGTTGATAATTTCGGGCACAGTGGCGCCACTATCGCTCGTTCTGGTATTAGCGGTGTAGGATGTATTCTTGATGATATTAAAGCTCAAGATGTTACAAAGTATGAAATTATTACAATCGCCGGAGGAACAAATGACGTTGGACAAAACGTTAACTTTGGAGTTGTTGGAGTAGAAGAAGATACAACATTCGATGAAACTACAACATTCGGAGCGTTACGTGCAGCTATTGAATATATTCGTTCGAAAAATCCAAAATGCAGAATTTACATTAGTACTCCAATTAGATCAGGTAGAGCGACAAGACCATCGGCTAAAATGCAAGAAGTATCCGAAGGTTTACGTAAAATTGCAAAAATGTATTCTTGTCCACTCGTTGATATGCATGCTGAAAGTGGCATAGGAAAAGGAACGTATTCAACACATCTATACGATGATTTGCATCCAAATAATGATGGATTCCGTGCAATGGGAGATTACTTTGTAGGACAATTAACGTCTAAGTAA
- a CDS encoding phage tail spike protein, translating to MQLKAYLENAYNIKYNPPLNELWTAGFSLPFTDPKREEIETFDYVEIFDNGKRIGMFRIMDSEEEREVHEKIITYDCEHVLSTLMDSVLFGYHERINLTTRENIEYLLSKQRIKHWKLGQCDFTKYFSYSWENEDTLLGPIYSIPKPFDEKFQWTWDDSSYPWTLNIVRYSEEITGELRYRKNMKGIKRKVEAKDVMTRIYPLGYGEGVNQLTIKSVNNGLPYIDAPEFVRELHDGFDYIWVDRRFEDAQSLYASANSMLLKACMPKVTYEIQAIDYELIDPYKIEKYETGKLVRLYDEDFNISVDLRVMDRSKDDVTGNPLDVKLVLENKVTDLGTIQADIEKRQRVNEVYSQGTTNIDSRDFQDNCDPEHPAIIRFQIPNDVKNVNELLLTFEILRFRAYERAIKGGGAVVGSTSAGGGTVSSTSAGGSIVQSTSSGGSSTQTSTSGGGSVQTSSGGGDHVHKMFHGGGIVPSEPPTIGLYTAFSDPGRNTAASFYAKGTGASLYTHGSSGEHTHSLSIPNHQHSISIPSHQHSISLPNHQHDIHLDPHSHEITLPNHTHDIEFGIFELYQTPSKVTIEVDGNTLPFDSIRGQDINLIPYLAKDSEGKLQRGRYVEIKITPDSLARINATVTGRLFIQSRSGGTY from the coding sequence ATGCAGCTCAAGGCATATCTTGAAAATGCATATAACATAAAGTACAACCCGCCACTCAATGAACTTTGGACGGCGGGTTTTTCATTGCCCTTTACAGATCCAAAGAGAGAAGAAATTGAAACGTTTGATTATGTGGAAATATTCGATAATGGTAAGCGTATCGGTATGTTCCGTATTATGGACAGTGAAGAAGAAAGAGAAGTACACGAAAAAATAATAACTTATGATTGCGAGCACGTTTTATCCACACTAATGGATAGCGTGCTTTTTGGTTATCACGAAAGAATAAATTTAACCACAAGGGAGAATATCGAGTATCTTCTTAGCAAACAGAGAATAAAACATTGGAAACTTGGTCAATGTGATTTCACAAAGTATTTTTCTTATAGTTGGGAAAATGAAGATACGTTATTAGGACCGATATATAGCATTCCGAAGCCATTTGATGAGAAATTCCAATGGACATGGGACGATTCCTCGTATCCTTGGACGTTAAACATTGTCCGATATTCTGAAGAAATTACGGGTGAACTTCGATATCGGAAGAATATGAAGGGAATTAAACGAAAAGTAGAAGCAAAGGATGTCATGACTAGGATTTATCCGCTGGGTTATGGAGAAGGTGTAAACCAACTTACAATTAAAAGCGTTAATAATGGCCTTCCTTATATAGACGCTCCTGAGTTTGTCAGAGAATTACACGATGGATTTGATTATATATGGGTAGATAGAAGATTTGAAGATGCTCAATCACTTTACGCTTCAGCAAATTCAATGTTGCTAAAAGCATGTATGCCGAAAGTTACTTATGAAATTCAGGCAATTGATTACGAATTGATTGACCCATACAAAATAGAAAAGTATGAGACTGGTAAGCTAGTACGTCTGTATGATGAGGATTTCAATATATCAGTAGATTTACGAGTAATGGATCGTTCGAAAGATGATGTTACAGGGAATCCACTTGATGTAAAACTCGTATTAGAAAATAAGGTAACTGATTTAGGTACAATACAGGCCGATATTGAGAAACGACAGAGAGTCAACGAAGTGTATTCTCAAGGAACGACGAATATTGATAGTCGAGATTTCCAAGATAATTGCGACCCCGAACATCCAGCTATCATTAGGTTTCAAATACCTAACGATGTGAAAAATGTGAATGAATTGTTACTGACATTTGAGATATTAAGATTTAGAGCATATGAGCGCGCCATTAAAGGCGGCGGGGCTGTAGTGGGCTCTACAAGCGCTGGCGGGGGTACAGTGTCCTCCACATCGGCTGGGGGGTCTATCGTACAATCGACGTCTAGTGGCGGTAGCAGTACACAAACATCAACTAGTGGCGGCGGGAGTGTGCAAACATCTAGCGGTGGCGGGGATCATGTTCATAAGATGTTTCATGGTGGTGGTATTGTTCCCTCTGAACCTCCAACGATAGGATTGTACACAGCATTTTCTGATCCTGGTAGGAATACAGCGGCTTCGTTTTATGCAAAAGGAACAGGAGCTAGTCTATACACACATGGTTCTAGTGGCGAGCACACGCATAGTCTGTCCATACCAAATCACCAACACTCTATTAGCATTCCAAGCCACCAACATTCTATTAGTCTGCCAAACCACCAGCACGATATACACCTAGACCCGCACAGCCATGAAATCACATTGCCAAATCACACCCACGATATTGAGTTCGGCATTTTCGAATTATATCAAACCCCATCAAAAGTAACGATTGAAGTGGATGGGAATACATTGCCTTTCGATTCGATAAGAGGACAAGATATAAATTTGATTCCGTATTTAGCGAAGGATAGCGAAGGGAAATTGCAGCGTGGTCGTTATGTTGAAATTAAAATTACACCAGATAGTTTAGCTAGAATTAATGCTACTGTTACAGGACGCTTGTTTATTCAGTCCAGAAGTGGCGGTACGTATTAA
- a CDS encoding distal tail protein Dit: MSLTIDGKRISELKLALLPGFQHPAAPPVRDYTVSIPGRPGAYYFGSDIDPIQFSLPLLVKPQENRYELAVAIRKMMAAFIDPYGKPKEVKLIYDYEPDKYYLARYSGSLPIERYLSMGKFELPMIAYDPHAYSIVETDDLTFDSEIPFESDVTFDIGDYGFAINTPQSINIDNYGSLVARPVIEISGTATNLTLTLNGESFLFGSFSNASFLIDAEHYAAMKNGQNFLFELKGNMERLELLPGTNAVNITGSNLNINISFKLKAKYM, encoded by the coding sequence GTGAGTTTGACGATAGACGGGAAACGAATAAGTGAACTTAAATTAGCCCTTTTGCCAGGATTCCAACATCCAGCAGCCCCACCAGTTCGTGACTATACAGTTTCTATCCCTGGTCGTCCTGGTGCTTATTATTTTGGTTCAGATATAGACCCTATACAATTTAGTTTGCCTTTACTTGTTAAACCACAAGAAAATAGATACGAATTAGCGGTAGCTATCAGAAAAATGATGGCTGCCTTTATTGATCCTTACGGCAAACCAAAGGAAGTAAAACTGATTTATGATTATGAACCTGATAAATATTACCTAGCTCGATATAGTGGTTCGCTTCCAATTGAACGTTATCTTAGTATGGGTAAGTTTGAATTACCTATGATTGCTTATGATCCACATGCATATTCAATCGTAGAAACAGACGATTTAACATTTGATAGTGAAATTCCTTTTGAATCAGATGTGACTTTTGATATTGGTGATTATGGATTTGCAATTAATACGCCACAAAGTATTAACATAGATAATTATGGTTCTTTAGTTGCCCGACCTGTTATCGAGATTTCAGGTACCGCAACGAATTTAACTCTTACCCTAAACGGTGAGAGTTTTTTATTTGGAAGTTTTTCGAATGCATCTTTTCTAATCGATGCAGAGCATTATGCCGCTATGAAAAACGGACAAAACTTCTTATTCGAATTGAAAGGGAACATGGAAAGATTAGAACTATTGCCTGGTACGAATGCAGTGAACATAACGGGTTCTAACTTAAACATTAATATTTCATTCAAATTAAAAGCGAAATACATGTAA
- a CDS encoding SGNH/GDSL hydrolase family protein, protein MKKISAILITIIFLATITIGKSYYDDKVKADVQKAHSSSQVEEKKHKEEVKGKVNASKKEISERISPEIRNELNLIPFKTKAIEKLDKGQKATIVFLGDSTTEQNFQTNGKPGHVSIINDFLKNTYGSDIVKVVNSGVSGNTIIDMSARIDKIISINPDIVVINSGLNDAGRKISNEDFETKYKWVIEQIQQKTNAQILLRTSNKVMESDSVNKRLETDINPIVKKLSDENKTGFVDLYSYYSYQITNLGVPFKSINNDNFHPNEKGQQIIADLLLYTLLGGN, encoded by the coding sequence ATGAAGAAAATTAGTGCTATATTAATTACAATTATTTTTTTAGCAACAATTACAATAGGTAAAAGTTATTATGATGACAAGGTCAAAGCAGATGTTCAAAAAGCACATAGTAGTAGCCAAGTTGAAGAGAAAAAGCATAAAGAAGAAGTAAAAGGAAAAGTCAATGCGTCTAAAAAAGAAATTTCAGAGCGAATATCTCCTGAAATAAGAAACGAACTAAATTTGATACCATTTAAAACAAAGGCTATAGAAAAATTAGATAAAGGACAAAAAGCAACAATAGTTTTCCTAGGTGATTCGACAACAGAACAGAATTTCCAAACAAACGGGAAACCTGGTCATGTATCAATTATAAATGATTTTCTAAAGAATACTTATGGATCAGACATAGTTAAAGTAGTTAACTCAGGGGTATCTGGGAATACGATTATTGATATGTCAGCAAGAATCGATAAGATTATTAGTATTAATCCAGATATAGTTGTTATAAACTCTGGATTAAATGACGCAGGTAGAAAAATATCTAATGAAGATTTTGAAACAAAATACAAGTGGGTAATTGAACAGATACAACAGAAAACTAATGCTCAAATTTTATTAAGAACTTCTAATAAAGTGATGGAGTCTGATTCGGTTAATAAACGATTAGAAACAGATATAAATCCAATTGTAAAAAAATTATCCGATGAAAATAAGACAGGGTTTGTAGATTTGTATAGTTATTATAGTTATCAAATAACAAATCTCGGTGTGCCATTTAAGAGTATAAATAATGATAATTTTCATCCAAACGAAAAAGGGCAACAAATAATTGCTGATTTATTGTTGTATACATTACTTGGCGGTAACTAA